One Paenibacillus sp. SYP-B4298 genomic window, GGCGGGACGCCGGGTTCGATGAATGTCTGGAGGCGCCCAATGCAATAGCGGCGATGGAGCTGATGAAGGCCAGTCCACCCGATCTGGTCATTACCGATATTTTTATGCCGGAGATGTCCGGTATTGATTTTGCTCGTCAGGCCAAAACGGAGTTTCCGTCGATTCGATTCATTATCCTGACAGGCTATGAGAAGTTTGAATATGCAAGAGAGGCTGTGGCCATCGGCATCTCCAGTTATCTGGTGAAGCCGGTTCTGCCCGATGAGCTGAAGGAATCGGTGCAGAGCGTCGTCCAGGAGATTGGCCAGGAGCAGCGAACCTCGCTGATCAATGCCGATGCGCGGCGCAAGCTGGATATTTATAAGCCGATCGTCATCGAGAAGCTGTGGGCAGATCTGCTCTCTGGGGCATTCGCAGGGACGGATGAGATGAACGAGCGAATGGAGGCGGCAGGGCTCCAGGCTCTCCCGGGCTGCTATCTGGGCGTCTCGATCAAGCTGAATATGAATTCGCTTCTGCGCGACCCTTATAATGATATGACTCAGGTGAACGGGGAGGTGCGCCGGATAGCTGCAGAACGACTGCGTGGCAGATGGCTGCATATCGCGGATGCGGGACCCGGACTGCTGCGGATTGTGCTGCAATGCGAGGTGGAGCCCAAGGCGTATGAGCAACTGCTGGGCGAATGTGAGCGGAAGCTGGGGCTGAGCGCTTGCATCGGAATCGGTGGTACCTACCCGGAATTGACCAGCATCTTCAAGTCGATCAATGAGGCCGAGGAAGCTGTGCATCTGCTGTCGCTCATGGAGAGTGGCGGGGTGATGAGCTATGAGAGCATCCCGAGCTGGCGCAACAGCCATATCGATTATCCGTATGTGGAGGAGAAGGAGCTGATCGAAGCGATACGCTTTCGCGACCAGCTCGACGACCAGCCGCTAGCCCCATTCGTGAGGGCGCTTGAGGCGCAGCAGGCCGCGCCGCAGATGATGAAGCTGATGTTTGTCCATCTGCTGGGGACGATCTACAGACTGGCCGACGAATATAAGGCAGGAGATTCATTGCCGCCCTATATCGAGAATTATGCCCGGCTGAGTGATATGGATTCGGTGAGCGACATTCAGCAGTTTTTCGAGACATGCTTCAATCAACTACTGGCGATCAAGGCGCGAACGCATGCGGGCTATGTGGATATTCTGGTGGAGCGAGCCAAGCTGGCGATGGTTGAGGGGTATGCCGACAGCAACTTGTCTGTCAGTACGGTCGCGCGTCTGCTGTGCATTACACCGAATTACCTGTCGCGCATCTTCCATCAGAAGACGGGCATGACCTGTGTGGAATACTTGACTGGCATCCGTCTGGACGAAGCGAAGAAGCTGCTCATTCATACCTCGCTGAAAAATTATGATATTGCAGAGAAGATCGGCTATGCGAGCGCCCATTATTTCAGCAGCTTGTTCAAGAAAAATACAGGTCTTACACCTAGCGAGTTTCGGGAGCGCCATGGAGCCAGGGAGCGATGAGCCGACTGCGATCGATCCGCTCCCAGATGGTCATCTTCTTTTCGATTCTGTTGCTTCTGCCATTGCTGATCTTCGCGCTATATGTGTATTCGACGGTGCAATCCAATCTGATGCAATCGTATTCTCGCCACTATAATCAGGTAGCGGAAGCGTTGACCATCGAGATTGGCAAATGGCGGGAGGAGTATGAGGGCTTTGCAATGCGGATCTTCGGTGATGCGCTGGTGCAGCGCTACCTGATGGTGGAGGAATGGGAGCAGACGGCGGAGCATTTCAGCTTGCGCAGCGAGCTGCGCAACAGGCTCGTCTCCTATGGCGATTCAAGTGAGTATACGCGCAATGTGTATATCATGAACAAGGAATTCCGTATTGACGGCAGCACGGCCATTGCGCCGCGCATGATTGCGAACCTGACGAGTCTGATCAGCCGGATCGATGAGGCGGAGGGCAAGCCGATCTGGTTCCACGGATTCGAGGAGGAGATGATCGTCATCGCCTCCCAGGTGATCGATAACCGGATTGATCTCAATCGCAAGATCGGCTATCTGTTCGTGGTGCTCGATGCGAAGGAGCTGCTGGACAAATTCAAGCA contains:
- a CDS encoding response regulator — its product is MRVMFVDDEPIIREGLHSLIDWRDAGFDECLEAPNAIAAMELMKASPPDLVITDIFMPEMSGIDFARQAKTEFPSIRFIILTGYEKFEYAREAVAIGISSYLVKPVLPDELKESVQSVVQEIGQEQRTSLINADARRKLDIYKPIVIEKLWADLLSGAFAGTDEMNERMEAAGLQALPGCYLGVSIKLNMNSLLRDPYNDMTQVNGEVRRIAAERLRGRWLHIADAGPGLLRIVLQCEVEPKAYEQLLGECERKLGLSACIGIGGTYPELTSIFKSINEAEEAVHLLSLMESGGVMSYESIPSWRNSHIDYPYVEEKELIEAIRFRDQLDDQPLAPFVRALEAQQAAPQMMKLMFVHLLGTIYRLADEYKAGDSLPPYIENYARLSDMDSVSDIQQFFETCFNQLLAIKARTHAGYVDILVERAKLAMVEGYADSNLSVSTVARLLCITPNYLSRIFHQKTGMTCVEYLTGIRLDEAKKLLIHTSLKNYDIAEKIGYASAHYFSSLFKKNTGLTPSEFRERHGARER